From Arthrobacter sp. FW306-2-2C-D06B, a single genomic window includes:
- a CDS encoding sensor histidine kinase — translation MIRRWSIARRLFVANLLFILALTAIVGTVAFVDARDRAYNDAGQRMQAVAAAIAANPLVLQAAGTPNPSAALQPYAQVVMANAHTDFITIMAPDRTRWTHANPDEIGKPYIGTIDPALHGQTFTEVTAGTLGPSVRTIVPVEDPSGKVRALVAAGVTVRTVDVAVSARLTTIIAFSLAMLAGGSLASGLLGRYLRSVTRGWGPEQLAQLFAYYESVLHSVREGVVLIDTGGRVVMYNDQAAELLGLERSDVDPAAGGAPRLADLPLDPSLHGLFASGRTAHDEIHLTGSRILVVNQAPAVGPPGMRGRQRPPVFGTVATLRDRTEIESLGSELETMKTLSDALRAQTHEHANRLHTIVSLMELGRTTDALDFATKDLELSQQLTDHLVASVDEPVLSALIMGKSAEAHERGAELTVTVTGGDGLRGLAVQDLVTILGNLLDNALDAATAAPPPRKVELDIESGPEGTTFTVADSGRGIDPGIVDDVWQYGFSTKAAGIGQAGQPGAPSRGVGLALVRQAVQRLGGTLSISESTSALGGAFFRVALPAPDSRKEAE, via the coding sequence GTGATCCGACGCTGGAGCATTGCCCGGAGACTCTTTGTGGCAAATCTGCTGTTCATCCTGGCGCTCACGGCGATCGTCGGAACGGTGGCCTTCGTGGATGCCAGGGACCGGGCCTACAACGACGCCGGCCAGCGCATGCAGGCGGTGGCCGCGGCGATCGCGGCCAATCCCCTCGTCCTTCAGGCAGCCGGCACGCCGAATCCGTCCGCCGCCCTGCAGCCTTACGCCCAGGTGGTCATGGCTAACGCCCACACCGACTTCATCACCATCATGGCGCCGGACCGGACGCGCTGGACCCATGCGAACCCCGACGAAATCGGCAAACCCTATATCGGCACCATCGATCCCGCCCTGCACGGGCAGACGTTCACAGAGGTTACTGCCGGTACGCTCGGCCCGTCCGTCCGCACGATCGTCCCCGTGGAGGATCCATCCGGAAAAGTCCGGGCACTCGTGGCAGCCGGTGTCACAGTACGGACTGTGGACGTCGCCGTGTCAGCCCGGCTCACCACGATCATCGCCTTTTCCCTGGCCATGCTCGCTGGAGGCTCCCTGGCCTCCGGGCTGCTGGGCCGATACCTGCGTTCGGTCACCCGGGGCTGGGGACCGGAGCAATTGGCGCAATTGTTCGCCTACTACGAGTCGGTCCTGCATTCGGTCCGCGAAGGCGTGGTCCTGATCGACACGGGCGGCCGAGTGGTCATGTACAACGACCAGGCCGCGGAGTTGCTGGGACTGGAAAGGTCCGACGTCGATCCCGCCGCGGGAGGCGCACCTCGCCTTGCGGATCTGCCCCTGGACCCCAGCCTCCACGGGCTCTTCGCGTCCGGCCGGACGGCACACGACGAAATCCACCTCACGGGGTCCCGGATCCTGGTGGTGAACCAGGCGCCCGCCGTGGGACCGCCCGGAATGAGGGGCCGGCAGAGACCTCCCGTGTTCGGGACCGTTGCCACGCTCCGGGACAGGACGGAAATCGAGTCCCTCGGCAGTGAACTCGAAACAATGAAGACCCTGTCCGACGCCTTGCGGGCCCAGACCCACGAACACGCCAACCGGCTGCACACCATCGTGTCCCTCATGGAGCTCGGGCGGACCACCGACGCCTTGGACTTTGCCACCAAGGACCTTGAACTGAGCCAGCAGCTGACCGACCACCTCGTGGCATCGGTGGACGAGCCCGTCCTGAGTGCACTGATCATGGGGAAGTCCGCCGAGGCGCACGAACGCGGAGCGGAGCTGACTGTCACGGTGACCGGCGGGGACGGCCTCCGGGGCCTCGCCGTCCAGGACCTCGTGACCATTTTGGGGAACCTGCTGGACAACGCGCTCGACGCCGCCACTGCCGCTCCCCCGCCGCGCAAAGTTGAACTGGACATCGAATCCGGACCTGAAGGAACCACATTCACGGTGGCCGATTCCGGCCGCGGCATCGATCCCGGCATCGTGGACGACGTCTGGCAATACGGATTCAGCACCAAGGCCGCCGGCATCGGCCAGGCGGGTCAACCAGGAGCTCCTTCCCGCGGCGTAGGTTTGGCCTTGGTCCGGCAAGCAGTGCAGCGGCTTGGCGGTACGCTGTCCATCAGCGAATCCACGAGCGCCTTGGGCGGTGCGTTCTTCCGCGTGGCGCTCCCCGCGCCGGACTCCAGGAAAGAAGCCGAATGA
- a CDS encoding prephenate dehydrogenase, with product MSAFHSHGRGHLDGPVVVFGTGLLGASIGLGLRGRGVSVFLSDPSPTNQAVAVDIGAGRPLSELENPPQLVVVAAPPDVTADVVERALGEYPEAVVVDIASVKLAIQAELRGRGVDMSRYVGTHPMAGREKSGPVAARGELFTSMPWVLCPSDETTADALQTARSLAGDLGAMVSQFTAEEHDEAVALVSHLPQVMSSLLASRLQGTPLHALSLAGNGLRDTTRIAASDPTLWVQILGNNAAKMVDILHGVREDLNRLIGTLEDPTAPGARLDLAQLISEGNAGQARIPGKHGGPPQAYSWLTVLVDDRPGQIARLLTEIGEIGVNVEDLRLDHSSGQNVGMVELSVMPNKHDLLVEALTDRGWRVLQ from the coding sequence ATGTCGGCATTCCACTCGCACGGCCGGGGCCATCTTGACGGCCCGGTGGTCGTTTTCGGCACCGGCCTGCTTGGAGCCAGCATCGGTCTCGGCCTGCGCGGCCGGGGTGTCTCCGTGTTCCTCTCGGACCCGTCGCCAACCAACCAGGCCGTGGCCGTGGATATCGGTGCGGGCAGGCCTCTGTCCGAGCTCGAGAACCCACCCCAGCTGGTTGTTGTCGCGGCGCCACCGGACGTGACGGCCGACGTCGTCGAGCGTGCCCTGGGTGAATACCCGGAGGCCGTTGTGGTGGACATAGCCAGCGTCAAGCTGGCAATCCAGGCCGAGCTCCGGGGCCGTGGAGTGGACATGTCCCGCTACGTCGGGACGCACCCGATGGCGGGACGCGAGAAATCCGGGCCCGTCGCGGCCCGCGGCGAGCTCTTCACGTCCATGCCTTGGGTCCTTTGTCCGTCCGACGAGACCACCGCCGACGCGCTTCAGACCGCGCGTTCCCTTGCCGGGGACCTGGGGGCAATGGTTTCCCAGTTCACCGCGGAGGAACACGATGAAGCCGTTGCTTTGGTATCGCATTTGCCCCAGGTGATGTCTTCGCTTCTCGCCAGCCGCTTGCAGGGGACACCGCTTCACGCGCTGTCCCTGGCCGGCAACGGGCTGCGTGACACCACGAGGATTGCTGCCAGCGATCCCACTCTTTGGGTGCAGATCCTTGGCAACAACGCGGCCAAGATGGTGGATATCCTCCACGGTGTCCGTGAAGACCTCAACCGTTTGATCGGTACCCTGGAGGATCCCACGGCTCCCGGCGCCCGGCTGGACCTTGCCCAGCTCATCAGCGAGGGCAACGCCGGGCAGGCCAGGATCCCGGGAAAGCATGGCGGACCTCCGCAGGCATATTCATGGCTTACAGTTCTGGTAGACGACCGGCCCGGGCAGATCGCCAGGCTGTTGACGGAGATCGGTGAGATCGGCGTCAACGTTGAAGACCTCCGCTTGGATCACTCGTCCGGGCAGAACGTTGGAATGGTGGAACTTTCCGTTATGCCCAACAAGCACGACCTCCTTGTTGAAGCCTTGACCGACCGTGGATGGCGGGTACTCCAGTAA
- a CDS encoding segregation and condensation protein A — protein MAEPLTPGAPPSGRKAGFEVRLANFTGPFDLLLGLISKHKLDITEVALATVTDEFIKYIRRLQELGEDWALDEASEFLVIAATLLDLKAARLLPAGEVEDAEDIALLEARDLLFARLLQYKAFKQVAAIMSGTLESEARRFPRQVALEGHFAAMLPELIWRHTPEQFAALAAKTLAPKDKTPEEVGLDHLHGSPVSVKEQAEIIGYRLQRGQPQSFRALIADAESTLVVVARFLALLELFRDRVVAFEQPGPLAELTVRWTGRPEGWSSDSLSDEYDQIDKGEEPL, from the coding sequence GTGGCAGAACCGCTCACCCCGGGAGCCCCGCCCTCGGGACGGAAGGCCGGCTTTGAGGTCCGGCTGGCGAACTTTACCGGCCCGTTCGATCTCCTGCTCGGCCTGATTTCCAAGCACAAGCTGGACATCACGGAAGTCGCGCTGGCCACTGTGACGGATGAGTTCATCAAGTACATCCGGCGCCTGCAGGAACTGGGCGAGGACTGGGCCCTGGACGAAGCCAGCGAATTCCTGGTCATCGCCGCGACGCTCCTGGACCTGAAAGCCGCAAGGCTCCTGCCGGCAGGCGAAGTCGAAGATGCCGAGGACATTGCGTTGCTGGAAGCCCGGGATCTTCTCTTCGCCCGGCTCCTGCAGTACAAGGCTTTTAAGCAGGTGGCCGCGATCATGTCCGGCACTTTGGAGTCGGAAGCCCGGCGCTTCCCGCGGCAAGTCGCGTTGGAAGGGCATTTCGCGGCAATGCTGCCCGAACTTATCTGGCGCCATACGCCCGAACAGTTCGCCGCGCTGGCGGCCAAGACCCTGGCTCCGAAGGACAAGACGCCCGAGGAAGTCGGGCTCGACCACCTTCACGGATCACCCGTCAGCGTCAAGGAACAAGCCGAGATCATCGGGTACCGCCTGCAGCGCGGCCAGCCGCAATCCTTCAGGGCCCTTATTGCCGACGCCGAGTCGACGCTTGTTGTCGTAGCCCGGTTCCTGGCACTACTCGAGTTGTTCCGCGACCGGGTGGTGGCGTTTGAGCAGCCGGGTCCGCTCGCTGAACTGACCGTCCGCTGGACAGGGCGCCCCGAAGGCTGGAGCAGCGACAGCTTGAGCGATGAGTATGACCAGATCGACAAGGGAGAGGAACCGCTGTGA
- a CDS encoding response regulator, with the protein MTEIRVLVVEDEPIAADAHGVYVGRIDGFTVAGTAPDGQSALRLLNEFAVAGQPVDLVLLDMNLPDLHGLDVARRMRASGLLADIIAITAVREVNIVRSAVSIGVVQYLIKPFTFATFADKLASYRTFREQLAAPASGARASGASQSDVDQAFASLRAPTEVPLPKGLSAHSLESVKDLLASLGRAVSASEATVALGMSRVTVRRYLEYLADTGMVTRNARYGTPGRPENEYRWNRS; encoded by the coding sequence ATGACCGAAATCCGCGTCCTCGTTGTCGAGGACGAACCCATCGCCGCCGATGCCCATGGCGTCTACGTCGGCCGAATCGACGGCTTCACTGTTGCGGGAACGGCCCCGGACGGACAGTCGGCCCTGCGGCTACTCAACGAATTCGCCGTTGCGGGACAGCCGGTGGACCTCGTCCTGCTGGACATGAACCTGCCGGATCTTCACGGGCTGGATGTTGCCCGCCGAATGCGCGCTTCGGGACTCCTTGCGGACATCATCGCCATCACTGCCGTCAGGGAGGTGAACATTGTCCGCAGCGCAGTGTCGATCGGAGTGGTGCAGTACCTCATCAAGCCCTTCACGTTCGCAACGTTCGCAGACAAACTCGCCAGCTACCGCACCTTCCGCGAGCAACTCGCAGCACCGGCGTCGGGCGCTCGGGCGAGTGGAGCCTCGCAAAGCGACGTGGACCAGGCGTTTGCCAGTCTCCGCGCGCCCACCGAAGTCCCACTGCCCAAGGGCCTTTCGGCCCATAGCCTGGAGTCCGTCAAAGACCTCCTGGCCAGCCTTGGCCGCGCCGTGTCCGCAAGCGAGGCAACTGTCGCCCTGGGGATGTCCCGCGTCACAGTACGCCGCTATCTCGAGTACCTGGCCGACACCGGAATGGTCACGCGGAATGCGCGATACGGTACCCCGGGACGGCCGGAGAACGAATACCGATGGAATCGGAGTTAG
- a CDS encoding pseudouridine synthase produces MTQAGRQGSPRNSSGRNNSGRNESQDSGRNNAGRSSAGRAGGSSFGAGRGGASRAGGASRAAGASGGSKRSFSPGGERPYKPTRPREERPFDPDNPTSAGGYERREEAGRQDSRPAKAPRKPGSNKPGFGKAPGTPGALKPKASNKKQYASRAFGSERFGQNLGPIRKPRGRRGEVAQSEQHDADGVRLQKVMAQAGVASRRVCEEMIEEGRVEVNGQLTTELGMRVDPATAVIHVDGIRIQLDDTMLYMVFNKPKGVVSTMEDPEGRPCITDFLKSAKNKGERLFHVGRLDVATEGLLLLTNDGELANRLTHPSYEVPKTYLVQVRGPFPQGVGAQLKAGIELEDGIASVDSFKLVDSTPGHVLIEVVLHSGKNRIVRRLFEAVGFPVLRLVRVKIGPIGLGDQRQGSIRNLGKQEVGHLLASVGL; encoded by the coding sequence ATGACACAGGCGGGACGCCAGGGTTCACCACGTAATAGTTCGGGACGAAACAATTCCGGACGCAACGAGTCGCAAGACTCAGGCCGCAACAACGCCGGCCGCAGCAGTGCCGGCCGCGCAGGCGGCAGCAGTTTCGGTGCCGGCCGGGGTGGCGCAAGCCGTGCCGGTGGCGCTAGCCGTGCTGCCGGCGCCTCCGGAGGCAGCAAGCGCAGCTTCTCCCCGGGCGGGGAACGCCCCTACAAGCCCACGCGTCCGCGTGAAGAACGCCCCTTTGATCCGGACAACCCCACCTCGGCCGGGGGCTACGAGCGCCGTGAAGAGGCCGGCCGCCAAGATTCGAGGCCGGCGAAGGCACCCCGCAAGCCAGGCTCCAACAAGCCCGGCTTCGGCAAGGCTCCGGGCACGCCAGGCGCGTTGAAGCCCAAAGCCAGCAACAAGAAACAATACGCTTCCCGCGCCTTCGGCAGTGAGCGCTTCGGCCAGAACCTCGGTCCGATCCGCAAGCCCCGCGGCCGCCGCGGCGAGGTGGCCCAGTCCGAGCAGCACGACGCCGATGGCGTGCGCCTGCAGAAGGTCATGGCCCAGGCCGGCGTGGCTTCCCGCCGCGTGTGCGAGGAAATGATCGAGGAAGGCCGCGTCGAGGTCAACGGCCAGCTCACCACCGAGCTTGGCATGCGCGTCGACCCCGCGACCGCCGTGATCCACGTCGACGGCATTCGCATCCAGCTCGATGACACCATGCTCTACATGGTGTTCAACAAGCCCAAGGGTGTCGTTTCCACGATGGAAGACCCCGAGGGCCGTCCCTGCATCACCGACTTCCTCAAGTCCGCCAAGAACAAGGGCGAGCGTCTCTTCCACGTCGGCCGCCTTGACGTCGCCACCGAGGGCCTGCTGCTGTTGACCAACGACGGCGAACTCGCCAACCGCTTGACGCACCCTTCCTATGAGGTGCCCAAGACGTACCTGGTGCAGGTCCGTGGTCCGTTCCCGCAGGGCGTCGGTGCGCAGCTGAAGGCCGGCATCGAGCTCGAAGACGGCATCGCTTCCGTCGACTCCTTCAAGCTCGTGGATTCCACTCCGGGCCACGTGCTGATCGAGGTTGTGCTGCACTCCGGCAAGAACCGTATTGTCCGCCGCTTGTTCGAAGCCGTGGGTTTCCCCGTGCTTCGCCTCGTGCGCGTCAAGATCGGTCCCATCGGCCTGGGCGACCAGCGCCAGGGCAGCATCCGCAACCTCGGCAAGCAGGAAGTCGGACACCTCCTGGCCTCCGTAGGACTGTAA
- the scpB gene encoding SMC-Scp complex subunit ScpB encodes MSEQETGGDGLAELEALPGGARAALEAVLMVIDQPATAEELAAGLNVTVAVVEDLLEGLRQEYGGYTVKAPGRNADDLHTDASASAAPRGFELRNVAGGWRIYSRADFADVVGRFVLEGQTARLTQAALETMAVIAYRQPVSRATVSAIRGVNVDSVVRTLVQRGLIEDSGTDPESGAILYRTTSYFLERMGIGSVAELPQLSPHLPGLEGIEEFFDAERM; translated from the coding sequence GTGAGCGAGCAGGAAACGGGCGGGGACGGCCTCGCCGAGCTTGAAGCCCTACCCGGCGGCGCCCGCGCGGCCCTCGAAGCCGTGCTGATGGTGATCGACCAACCGGCCACCGCGGAAGAGCTCGCTGCCGGGCTCAACGTGACGGTCGCCGTCGTCGAGGATTTGCTGGAGGGACTGCGGCAGGAGTATGGCGGCTATACTGTTAAAGCCCCGGGCAGGAACGCTGATGACTTGCACACTGATGCAAGTGCCAGCGCTGCACCCCGGGGTTTTGAGTTGCGGAACGTTGCCGGAGGGTGGCGGATCTATTCACGCGCGGATTTTGCCGACGTCGTGGGCAGGTTCGTTCTCGAGGGCCAGACCGCGCGGCTGACGCAGGCAGCCCTCGAAACCATGGCGGTCATCGCGTACCGGCAGCCGGTTTCCAGGGCGACGGTGTCGGCCATCCGCGGCGTCAATGTCGATTCAGTCGTTCGGACCCTTGTTCAACGCGGGCTGATCGAGGACTCGGGTACCGATCCTGAATCGGGGGCGATCCTTTACCGGACCACCTCGTACTTCCTCGAGCGCATGGGCATTGGCTCGGTGGCGGAACTGCCTCAATTGTCCCCCCACCTTCCGGGGCTGGAGGGGATCGAGGAGTTCTTCGACGCCGAACGCATGTAG
- the cmk gene encoding (d)CMP kinase, protein MKRELFGPETVVRPGKPLVVAIDGPSGSGKSSVSKEVARRLKLAYLDTGAMYRALTWYCLKTGIDLADGAAVEQASKDLPLELSTSANAEYVSVAGVDITEEIREPRISSSVSAVATTLGARNELIRRQRRLIEQHHRRMVVEGRDITTVVAPNAEVRMLLTASEEARLRRRGLQLGGTQSQEQLAAQVIHRDAKDSTVVNFTQAADGVVTLDSSDLDFEETVGTALSIVGKVIYGD, encoded by the coding sequence ATGAAACGTGAACTTTTCGGCCCGGAGACCGTTGTACGTCCGGGAAAGCCGCTCGTTGTCGCCATTGACGGCCCGTCCGGCTCCGGCAAGTCGAGCGTCAGCAAGGAAGTTGCCCGGCGCTTGAAGCTCGCCTATCTGGACACGGGTGCGATGTACCGTGCGTTGACCTGGTACTGCCTCAAGACCGGCATCGACCTCGCCGACGGTGCCGCCGTCGAGCAGGCCTCAAAGGATCTGCCGCTGGAACTCAGCACGAGCGCCAACGCCGAATACGTCAGCGTTGCCGGAGTGGACATCACGGAGGAAATCCGTGAGCCGAGGATCTCCTCGTCGGTCAGCGCGGTGGCAACCACGCTGGGTGCCCGCAACGAATTGATTCGTCGCCAGCGCAGGCTGATCGAACAGCACCACCGCCGCATGGTGGTGGAAGGACGGGATATCACTACCGTCGTCGCGCCCAATGCGGAGGTCCGCATGTTGCTGACCGCCAGCGAGGAAGCCCGGCTGCGGCGCCGCGGCCTCCAGTTGGGCGGAACGCAGAGCCAAGAGCAGCTCGCTGCCCAAGTGATCCACCGTGACGCCAAGGACTCCACTGTGGTGAACTTTACCCAGGCGGCCGACGGCGTCGTGACCTTGGATTCCTCGGACCTGGACTTCGAAGAAACGGTCGGAACGGCACTGAGCATTGTGGGCAAGGTCATCTACGGTGACTGA
- a CDS encoding ParA family protein has translation MSSERGTTTLEGTDFDLEDAVMGPTGRPHRDFPEPTPLASHGPARVIAMVNQKGGVGKTTSTINLAAALAEYGRRVLLVDFDPQGALSAGLGTNPHELDLTVYNVLMDRKVDIRDAIQKTGVEGIDLLPANIDLSAAEVQLVNEVAREQVLDRALKSVEDDYDVVLIDCQPSLGLLTVNALTAAHGVIIPLICEFFALRAVALLVETIEKVQDRLNPRLQVDGVLATMYDARTLHSREVISRLVEAFGDKVFETVIKRSIKFADATVAAEPITSYAGNHIGADAYRRLAKELISRGGAP, from the coding sequence GTGAGCAGCGAACGGGGAACGACTACGCTGGAGGGCACGGATTTCGATCTGGAAGACGCCGTCATGGGGCCCACGGGCCGCCCGCACCGCGACTTCCCCGAGCCCACGCCACTGGCCTCCCATGGGCCGGCCCGGGTCATCGCCATGGTCAACCAGAAGGGCGGCGTGGGAAAGACCACGTCGACCATCAACCTCGCCGCTGCGCTCGCAGAATACGGCCGTCGCGTCCTGCTCGTCGACTTCGATCCCCAAGGAGCCCTTTCCGCGGGCCTGGGAACGAACCCGCACGAGCTTGACCTCACGGTCTACAACGTCCTGATGGACCGCAAAGTGGACATCCGCGACGCCATCCAGAAGACCGGCGTCGAAGGCATCGACCTCCTGCCGGCGAACATCGACCTCTCCGCCGCCGAGGTCCAGCTGGTCAACGAGGTAGCCCGCGAGCAAGTGCTCGACCGCGCGCTCAAGAGCGTCGAGGACGACTACGACGTCGTGCTCATCGACTGCCAGCCGTCCCTGGGCCTCCTCACGGTCAATGCCTTGACGGCCGCGCACGGCGTCATCATCCCGCTGATCTGCGAATTCTTCGCCCTCCGCGCGGTGGCACTGCTCGTCGAAACGATCGAAAAGGTCCAGGACCGGTTGAACCCGCGCCTGCAGGTGGACGGGGTGCTCGCCACGATGTACGACGCCCGCACCCTGCACAGCCGCGAAGTCATTTCCAGGCTCGTAGAGGCGTTCGGGGACAAGGTCTTCGAGACCGTCATCAAGCGTTCCATCAAGTTCGCCGACGCCACGGTTGCCGCGGAGCCCATCACCAGCTACGCCGGAAACCACATCGGTGCCGACGCCTACCGCCGCCTGGCCAAGGAACTGATTTCGCGCGGCGGCGCACCCTAG
- a CDS encoding cation:dicarboxylate symporter family transporter: MTSQRGEIAPAKTGRKGLDKSHYLYIAVIAAVVLGAVVGLLFPEVGKSLKPLGDGFIKLIKMMIAPVIFCTIVLGIGSIAKAATVGKVGGLALIYFLVMSTFALAIGLVVGNIIHPGEGLKLIPYDPNAKAATNSTADFLLGIIPGDIPVLPTLLAAILVGFALQRMGSQGQPVLKAIQHGQALVFRILIMIMWLAPVGAFGAIAAVVGATGVKAIFGMLTLMVAFYITCALFIVVVLGTLLRVVAGVSIFQLMKYLAREYLLIFSTSSSEAALPRLIAKMEHLGVSKPVVGVTVPTGYSFNLDGTAIYLTMASLFVANAMGIPLDLGAQVSLLVFMIIASKGAAGVSGAGLATLAAGLQAHRPELLGGVGMIVGIDRFMSEARALTNFTGNAVATVLIGTWVKEIDRNQVTNVLSGATPFDELTMISHHAEPEVKEAVAA; encoded by the coding sequence ATGACCTCTCAAAGAGGAGAGATTGCACCCGCCAAGACCGGGCGCAAGGGGCTGGACAAGTCGCATTACCTCTACATCGCCGTGATCGCCGCAGTAGTACTGGGCGCCGTCGTCGGCTTGCTGTTCCCCGAAGTGGGTAAATCCCTCAAGCCTTTGGGCGACGGCTTCATCAAGCTCATCAAGATGATGATCGCCCCCGTCATTTTCTGCACCATCGTCCTGGGCATCGGATCGATCGCCAAGGCAGCCACTGTTGGCAAGGTCGGTGGCCTCGCACTCATCTACTTCCTGGTGATGTCCACGTTCGCGCTCGCCATCGGTTTGGTTGTTGGCAACATCATCCACCCGGGTGAAGGCCTGAAGCTGATCCCGTACGACCCCAATGCGAAGGCCGCCACGAACAGCACCGCCGACTTCCTGCTGGGCATCATCCCTGGAGACATTCCCGTCCTGCCGACGCTCCTGGCCGCCATCTTGGTGGGCTTTGCGCTGCAGCGCATGGGCTCCCAGGGCCAGCCGGTGCTCAAGGCCATCCAGCACGGGCAGGCACTCGTCTTCCGCATCCTCATCATGATCATGTGGCTGGCTCCCGTCGGTGCCTTCGGTGCGATCGCGGCAGTGGTCGGTGCCACCGGAGTAAAGGCAATCTTCGGAATGCTCACCCTGATGGTTGCGTTCTACATCACCTGCGCATTGTTCATCGTCGTGGTGCTCGGAACCTTGCTGCGGGTGGTTGCCGGCGTCAGCATCTTCCAGCTGATGAAGTACCTGGCCCGCGAGTACCTGCTCATCTTCTCCACCTCATCCTCCGAAGCGGCGCTGCCGAGGCTCATCGCCAAGATGGAGCACCTCGGTGTTTCCAAGCCCGTTGTCGGTGTCACGGTGCCTACTGGCTACTCCTTCAACCTGGATGGAACCGCCATCTACCTGACTATGGCCTCGCTGTTCGTCGCCAACGCCATGGGTATCCCGCTGGACCTGGGGGCGCAGGTATCGCTGCTGGTGTTTATGATCATTGCGTCCAAGGGAGCGGCCGGCGTTTCCGGTGCAGGCCTTGCTACCCTGGCCGCAGGCCTGCAGGCACACCGGCCCGAATTGCTGGGCGGCGTCGGCATGATCGTCGGCATCGACCGTTTCATGTCGGAAGCCCGCGCCCTGACCAACTTCACGGGCAATGCTGTCGCCACGGTGTTGATCGGTACCTGGGTCAAGGAAATCGACCGCAACCAGGTCACCAACGTCCTGTCCGGCGCGACGCCGTTCGACGAGCTGACCATGATCAGCCACCACGCTGAACCCGAAGTGAAAGAGGCCGTGGCCGCATAG
- a CDS encoding MmgE/PrpD family protein, whose product MVKNNHVRVYKSEENLAREDQLAHKIATVAADPVEVTPEVTDMIINRIIDNASVAIASLNRAPIIAARAQALTHAPTTNGKGSSVFGISDKVSPEWAAWANGVAVRELDYHDTFLAADYSHPGDNIPPILAVAQHVGSGGKDLIRGIATGYEIQVNLVKAICLHKHKIDHVAHLGPSAAAGIGTLLGLDVETIFQSVGQALHTTTATRQSRKGEISTWKAHAPAFAGKMAVEAADRAMRGQTSPVPIYEGEDGVIAWMLDGPDASYEVPLPEAGEPKRAILDTYTKEHSAEYQAQAWIDLARKLHKEHPEATDPANVESVLIKTSHHTHYVIGSGANDPQKYSPTASRETLDHSIPYIFTVALQDGSWHHVDSYSPERAGRPDTVELWHKVTTVEDPEWTRRYHSLDIAEKAFGGTVVITLTDGTVITESIAVADAHPLGARPFAREQYVNKFRTLAAGLVEEAEIERFLAAVERLPELGPGELDQLNIQAAPGVIDLAAAPKGLF is encoded by the coding sequence ATGGTGAAGAACAACCACGTCCGCGTCTACAAGAGCGAAGAAAACCTTGCCCGTGAGGATCAGCTGGCGCACAAGATCGCCACGGTCGCCGCCGACCCGGTCGAGGTGACTCCCGAGGTCACCGACATGATCATCAACCGGATCATCGACAATGCCTCCGTTGCCATTGCCTCCCTGAACCGTGCCCCGATCATCGCTGCCCGGGCGCAGGCCCTGACGCACGCGCCGACCACCAACGGAAAGGGCTCCTCCGTTTTCGGGATCAGCGACAAGGTCTCCCCCGAGTGGGCCGCCTGGGCCAACGGCGTCGCCGTGCGTGAACTCGACTACCACGACACGTTCCTGGCCGCGGACTACTCCCACCCGGGCGACAACATCCCGCCGATCCTGGCGGTGGCCCAGCACGTCGGCTCCGGCGGCAAGGACCTGATCCGCGGCATCGCCACCGGCTACGAGATCCAGGTGAACCTGGTCAAGGCCATCTGCTTGCACAAGCACAAGATCGACCACGTGGCCCACCTCGGACCCTCCGCCGCCGCCGGCATCGGCACCCTCCTGGGATTGGACGTCGAGACGATCTTCCAGTCCGTCGGCCAGGCCCTCCACACCACCACGGCCACACGGCAGTCCCGCAAGGGCGAAATCTCCACCTGGAAGGCCCACGCCCCCGCGTTCGCCGGCAAGATGGCCGTGGAAGCCGCGGACCGGGCCATGCGCGGCCAGACCTCCCCCGTGCCCATCTACGAAGGCGAAGACGGCGTCATCGCCTGGATGCTCGACGGCCCGGACGCCTCCTACGAAGTCCCGCTGCCCGAAGCCGGAGAGCCCAAGCGCGCCATCCTGGACACCTACACCAAGGAACACTCCGCCGAATACCAGGCCCAGGCCTGGATCGACCTCGCGCGCAAACTCCACAAAGAGCACCCCGAGGCCACGGACCCGGCCAACGTGGAATCCGTCCTGATCAAAACGAGCCACCACACGCACTACGTGATCGGTTCCGGCGCCAACGACCCCCAGAAATACTCCCCCACCGCGTCCCGGGAAACCCTGGACCACTCCATCCCGTACATCTTCACCGTCGCGCTGCAGGACGGCTCCTGGCACCACGTGGACTCGTACAGCCCCGAACGGGCCGGACGCCCCGACACCGTGGAACTCTGGCACAAGGTCACCACCGTGGAAGACCCCGAATGGACCCGCCGCTACCACTCCCTGGACATCGCGGAGAAGGCCTTCGGCGGCACCGTTGTCATCACGCTCACGGATGGAACGGTCATCACCGAATCGATTGCCGTCGCGGACGCCCACCCGCTCGGCGCCCGGCCGTTTGCCCGCGAACAGTACGTGAACAAGTTCCGCACCCTCGCGGCCGGGCTGGTTGAAGAGGCCGAGATCGAAAGGTTCCTTGCCGCCGTCGAGCGCCTCCCGGAACTGGGCCCGGGCGAGCTGGACCAGCTGAACATCCAAGCCGCCCCCGGCGTCATCGACCTCGCC